The Parambassis ranga chromosome 4, fParRan2.1, whole genome shotgun sequence genome includes the window GATTATACAACCATCTAATTATTTATTCACACAATCTTCTCCAATCAGAAACATTAGAGCTGTAACCGTGCTCATTGCGCGTCAACCTCACACAGTAAACGTGCGTTTAAACGATATGCATGTAATTGCAAAGAACCAAGGGGTGAAGAAGATGCGCGTAAAAGTGTTATAAGGCTAAAGCAAAAAAAACGTATGAGCTACAttgttttagaaaaaaatagacTATACATGAAATCCATTATCACATTTGGTATTTTCAGAGTTTCAGATCTTCGCCTTTAATTTACGAATACATCCCAGATTACATGCTGAGTAGGCCATTGGCTCATGGCTTCCCATTTTTCTgcgcgctgtgtgtgtgtgttgagggctGTCTGCATACGAGAGAGGAATATTTAAATGTCTTGTGTTTTAATTGACGCTCCAACTAGAAGTGTAAGCTCAGAAACCAGGAACAGCCCCCCATCTACCGGCAgcgtctcctcctgtctccacTGCACACTGCGCACAAGTCCGGAGCTCCACCAAGCCTGCGCGCTGCACAGGGATCTGCACAGCCTCAGGTAAGACCCACTTCTAATGCTATTTATTCTTCAGgcgataataataataaaaatattaataataataatacagaggAGGGTTTGTTTTAACAGAAAAATAAGGAGGGGAGCGTGTAAAGCAATGCGCGACAGAGCCTGATGGATGATAAGAAACAGTGGCTGCGGGATAAACAACTCCCTCGAcctatagtttttttttcacgaAAACCCTCATAGTAATATTAAATAGAGAGATAAATAACATGCAAGTGTGATCTGTCAAAATTAGGCACGAAAAATACCTATAATATTGAAGCTTTTCTAGAAAATATAGGCTTTAATTAGTTTTTAGGTGtgattttttacattaaaatttCTTTTTAGTTATCTATTCGACCAGAATTAGGCCCACTGAGGCTCTTTTGCTATTTTAGAAATGATACTGTCACCGCTTTTATTTACCTTTTAGTTAATTTTTAAACGGAGCAAAGCAGAATTGTGCCATTTTTGGAGCTTTTAATTCAAAATCAATAGATGACGAAtcttaaaaatcttttttttttattaataaatgACTTAATTTTGCACATTGTATTAACGCCAGTAATGACATGTGATAGGTGACATACATTCTGTTTAATTAACAATAGGGTATAAAGATTTtatatatttcaaaataaaagcgttTTTTAACATTGTGACTAATATAAACGCGTAATGGAGCTTTTGAGGGTTGGTTTAAATGCAATGTGGCCTAATAATAAAACAAGCCAatgagcacacaaacaaaagaggaCATTAGCAGACAATATATTCAGTGGCAGGTATGATATCCTAATTAGATCCAGAGAAAGGGAAACGAAACAACACAAAACGCCTGCACAAAAGACTTTATTCCCTCATCCCCTTGCTGCTCACTGACACATTGTTAAACCCTCTTCAGTCAAATGAAATGTCACTGCTGGAGGCAACGGGTCAAAACACTATTCTTTATCGACAGTGAAAGATGTTTTCATTAAAGAAAACTGAATTAGGATTACAGTCAGGGagtcaacaaaaaaataataataacagcattTAGATTAAATATCACACTGCGCTGAGCTGATCGTTGCTCTCAGGGTGTCTTTGTCCAGATGAAATCAAATCCGTTTGTCCCTTTTTTGAGTCCCTTTTTCCACCGACAGAGCGCAAATTAAGGtttcagagcagctgcaggtccAGCGCGTCCAGGAGAGTTCTTACAGCTCTGCTATCAAGGGGCCTCCAATTCAAGCCAACACAGCttcacgctgtgtgtgtggtggtggtggtggtggggagggtTCACATGATAATGTAACACGTCTTAAGATGAAGCATCCTCACCTGCAATCCCCCTGTGAGCCTCAGTAAATCTATTAATGGGACTAAAGCAGTTTAAGCCggaatatttattgttttgtgatCAAATGTTAACGTCATTGATCTGTGCACACGTTTACCTCAAGCCTGTcacataataatattattaataataagacTGACCTGGAGCTGCCTCCTTTTTGATTACTTCACGTcaccatgtgtgtttctgtgtgctggACGGTAAAACCATGTCTTTGCCTTCTGTGAGAGGTTCACACCCTTTAAAGTTGACACGTGTTTATTGTAGCTTCTCGTTGCAGATTGTATAGGAGGGTAtagaattttaaaataaagcatGAACAATATCGAATAACTTTTGGTGGTTTCCCTGTGACGACCATCAGCTGTCGTCAGTTTATTGTTGTCATCAGATCAAGTCTCCTGCAGTTAAACAAGGATTTGGCCTAATtcaagagacacagagaagacaggGTGTCCTGTGGTAATGAATCCCTGACAGTGCTTCAAATGAGCGTTTAATGGAGAGGAAGGGAACTGATTTTACACTGAAAAGACAAACCTACATTTTtatacatggaaaaaaaaaagaaagaagaagcttAATCAAATTATGTCTAATCTTTAAGGGCGTTGCGCTGGAGTGTTTTCCATGTTACTGAAGGTTGTCATGACAagatggcttttattttgaaagcaaaTCTCATTCATTTGTGCTAATATTCTTTCAGATTATTAAATGCATTCTGGCCACGCCCCTCTAGCCTATCACTGATCACTGCCCCGCCCCAGACAATACAtttataccacacacacacagagctcatgTTATTTAGGGACACCAAAACACTTTATTAAAACCTGTTCAAACTGTGACATTATGATAATAAAATTCAAACTTATGCCAAATAAAGCGCCTTTAAATGGCACATGATATAAGACGTGTTTGTATCTACACCttataataataaaagcttttattttgaaacttttttACACCTTTTATTTGGTTAAGACATGTTaaacaaatataatatttaCTCTCAAATTACATCATCGCAGTCCAGGCGCCTTGTGACTGCAGTCCAGCTTTAAATGGGGGGAATAAAAGTAATGAAAATGTCAATACCATAAAGCAGTGGTCCTTCGCGCAGCCAGAATCAGGAGTTTTTGAGGGAAGAGTGACAGCTCTTTGTTGGTGAACAGAAATCAGTGGCgatgcagaaagagagagagagagagatagagagagagagggaggaagagggagagggaggaactCCTCCTACCAAATTATTCAGACTGGGCCGGCTCTGCTCTCTTCACAAATAGGACACGGTTCTCAAATCCAGGCAGTCCCAACCTGACCTCCAAGCACCGAGGAACCCCTGACTGGGAAAaatcgggagagagagagagagagagagagagagagaaaccaccaaaaaaagaaacaacacaaaaactttGTGTCATTATTTTTGGCGAGTGTTCACACTGtagccccctcccctcctccctccccaccACTTCCACACCGGTTTGTCGCATCATTTGGactatatacatttttttttctggaggagagacattCACGGGAAGAAGGAAAAAGCTggtgcaccagcagcagcagcagcagcagcactcctcctcctcctctcccacccATGCTGtagtttttccctttttcttccAGTTTGCACTTCTTGCCGAGGAGCTGATCTGAATCTCTGGGGTTGTgtcgtattttttttttcttgtgtgccTCTCTTAGAACCTCAGAGCCCACTTGGATGCGCTGAGAGAGCGGGGCGCAGCGCTGCAGTACAGTATATGGAAGTTGTGAGCTGCAAAACAGAGGCAGGCAGTTGCACGTTGCGTCCAGGACCGGGAGCCATGCTTTTCCACGGGATCTCCGGGGATCACATCCAAGGGAtcatggaggagatggagaggaggtCGAAAACGGAGTCGCGTCTGGCGAAGGGCATGCAGCTCAACGGGAGAGAGTCGGTAAGAGCCAGAGCACCATGTGTTTgaattaaaagtaaaagcatTTTGATCAAATCCTCGCGTGGTGGCACGGGAAACGTGCgtggaaattattttttgtaGGTAAgtaggagacagaggaggatttATCTTCATCAAAAAATACTAATTTAATGAGTAGTCAATttcaatgtttgttttttaaattttaaaatcacaaaataaTTACTAAACATGGCTGCCACTGTACAATAttcaataaatatatttttaaaaacagtaaCAAGGATATAATAGTGATTATTTAATGTTCAGTAAATTCAGTAAATTTCGTTGTaagtttatattatatatttttaataggCTGTTATTATTTAGCTCAAATTTATTTTTCAGTAAATTTATGTTTACATGAAATTTACAATACAAAAGAGTTAAACTAACAAAATGTAATGTtacaaattaattaatttttttaaccTGATATTTTATATATGGCCGAGGCCCATCAGCAGattgagcctgtgtgtgtttgtgttatttaaaaAGTACTGCTGagctttaaaagaaagaaagaaagatgtatTATTGAGCAGAGAGCGGATAAAGGCCTGGTGTATTTTACATGAGATTTCCCCAGCTGTCGCTTTATAGAAGCAGTTGTGCCTGAgctttctctcccctccctctctgcctcagaCCATGCCTTCTATGAGCCCGGAGAAGCCTGCTCTTTGTGCCGGCTGTGGCGGCAAGATTTCGGATAGATACTACCTCCTGGCCGTGGACAAACAGTGGCACCTGCGGTGTCTCAAATGCTGTGAATGTAAACTAGCGCTGGAATCGGAGCTAACGTGTTTTGCCAAGGATGGGAGTATCTATTGCAAAGAGGATTACTACAGGTAAGAAAAATCAAGGTCAATCATTGACATCATTTTACGCATAATTCTGCATTTCTGACGCGTAAAagtagagatttttttttttacccattaTTCTTTTAAATGAAGATTTAATTTTGCACTGTTAGCCCTGATTCAACAGGCTGTGACAGGCCTCATTGTTGCATGGATCACATCATAACAGTCACACAGAGAGACTGCAGGCTGGTAATTGGGAATATGTTATGATACTGAAATGGCACTTTATCCATCAGCTGTAAAGCTTTGTGGAGCTCTGAGTGTCATGTAAACCCTCTCAGAAACAGCAGTGAGGGATCTTTGTGTCAGCGTGCTGTGGCCCTGTGTGCACCAGAAGAACCACAGCATTACAACATCTCTGCTGTGGGTTATTATACAGCCATGCAGAATGCGCTCTATACTGTACTCTAACAGTAAACTGACGCGATGCATTCAAATGCATATGCAAAAAATGCGTTAGCTGACTCACcagtgcgagtgtgtgtgtgtatagttgAGCCTTCAGTCTATCTACCTGCACTCTTTGGTGTTTAATGTCAAACACAATGGGTTAACAGTTGCAGGTTTTATTAGGTTGTAGGAGTGAGTAAGGGAGAAAAcatttgtacacacacatcttaCAGGCCAGATGTGGCTGTTAGCAGAATGCATGCTCCACGTACAGGCCTGGATCTATCATGGTCATCATATCTACATCAAAGCTGTGGCACAGACTTTGTTTTGTGAGGAAAAAGTGAGACCTGTTCACGTTTAGTCTGACAGTGCAGGGTTCATTTTGGATAATTTCCCCTctcccaccacctccacctcttgttgtgtttgtccCCACCTGGTCTCTCTGTATGAGGAGTCTTGACGATGTGTCTGTTCCAGAAGGTTCTCCGTGCAGAGGTGCGCGCGTTGCCACCTCGGGATATCGGCCTCTGAGATGGTGATGAGAGCGCGTGACTCCGTCTACCACCTGAGCTGCTTCACGTGCACCACTTGCAACAAAACCCTGACCACGGGCGATCACTTCGGCATGAAGGACAACCTGGTGTACTGCCGGCTCCACTTCGAGACGCTGGTGCAGGGACCGGACTACCATCCCCAGCTCAACTTCGCTGAGTTGGCAGCCAAGGGCGGCGGCCTCTCTCTACCCTACTTCAACGGCACCGGCACGGCACAGAAGGGAAGGCCGCGCAAGAGGAAGAGCCCTGCCATGGGGATAGATATACCCAGCTACAACACAGGTGAGGCTGCGTGCTGCTCAGCCCAGGGCCTCACATCGAGGCAGGAAACTAGTTCACGTTAGAAAAACACTTAAGGTTTGTGTGATGTGTTCTGGTGCAGCTTTCACTGCCTGACCTATAATGgactcactgagctgctgcagacaggagacacacagaacTTATTATAAATCTGCTCAcgtctaaaaaaacaaaacaaaaaacaaattaaacaaacagttattaaatttattaaaatacatataacTGGGTTGGTAGTTTTTTTTGCTGGTTTGTGGATGCACAAAAACCGAAACGGTCCTCGGACCTTGCTGACTAAAAGGTCGCGGTGCTCAGCTGGTTTTTCCTTAtttaaatcataaataaaagtCAGGTAGACACCATCACaaccaaataaatacataaataaattaataacaataatgcttttttaccttttatttttcatttaaagtCATTTGTCCGTTACGCACGGATGCCTTCAGATGCCCCGTTGCAACAGTTCTGACTTCTGTTTAAATGAACGCACTTCCAGTACATGTAGGTGAAGATCGTCTGCGTTGCCGCAGCCGCAGGCTAGTTGATCTGTCTTTACGCACAGGTTCTGTGGCGTGTGTTGCGCAGAGAATGATCGAAATCTGACCTCGCCGTCAACCTGCTCATCGACTTTTTATAATTAGGATGAATTTAAGTCATaataaatgtggaaaaaaatgcttAAAATGAACATAAACATCCAAAATGGAAACAGTCGCAGCGCGCGCTGAGCTGCTGTTAAATGTTGGTTTCATCTTAAAAACCTTGCATTGAGTCGCTGGATGTTGAAGCCTGACCTCACCGGCCCTCCCTGCAGCGTCCCCATTTTGCTGTCGCTTTCTGCGAATTAGTGTGCGGTTGAGAAAGTTTGTCATTGTGCGCCAAGTTTCCTCTGTTCCCGGTGAATAGGGGGAATAGGGGTAATCTGCGCGTTAATTGTTCTTTGTTAATTGAAGGTGACGTTGGAATCCCTGGCCTCCTGTGCGGCGGTCAGCACAGTTCTCAGGGACGCAGCAGCGCCGTGCAGAGGGGCCTGCTGCAGGgagacagggggagagagagggagagagagggaggccaGGGGCTGAAAACTGTGTACAGTCAGCGCTCCGCTTGAAAGAGCTCTGGTTTGTTATGCGTAAACACAAATCCAAGGGATTATGCAAATCTTAAAGTTCTCATTGATGCCAATAATAGGAAAAAATAGCCATTGTACTTCCCCGTGATAATAAGATATGCTCTAAATATactgcaggtaaacacacagagaggaaaatccCACAGTGATGTCTCTGTGAATTTATTATTAAgcaccacagacacagtgaAAGTCCCAACGGGAATATTatcatttaaattttaattaattaaattaaatcgaATAGAAATAGAATATGTgctaattaaaaaatgatgagaTTTTTTGGTCATGTGTATGTGTCGTTTTCTAATATGAAATAATTTGGCCTACAAGGATCACATTAAgagttaacatttaaaaaaaattaaaatataccTTTA containing:
- the lhx9 gene encoding LIM/homeobox protein Lhx9 isoform X2, which translates into the protein MEVVSCKTEAGSCTLRPGPGAMLFHGISGDHIQGIMEEMERRSKTESRLAKGMQLNGRESTMPSMSPEKPALCAGCGGKISDRYYLLAVDKQWHLRCLKCCECKLALESELTCFAKDGSIYCKEDYYRFSVQRCARCHLGISASEMVMRARDSVYHLSCFTCTTCNKTLTTGDHFGMKDNLVYCRLHFETLVQGPDYHPQLNFAELAAKGGGLSLPYFNGTGTAQKGRPRKRKSPAMGIDIPSYNTGCNENDTDHLDRDQQAYPPAQKTKRMRTSFKHHQLRTMKSYFAINHNPDAKDLKQLAQKTGLTKRVLQVWFQNARAKFRRNVLRQENGGVDKADGTSLPPPSSDSGALTPPSSAATLTDLTNPSITVVTSVTSSLDSHDSGSPSQTTLTNLF
- the lhx9 gene encoding LIM/homeobox protein Lhx9 isoform X1 → MEVVSCKTEAGSCTLRPGPGAMLFHGISGDHIQGIMEEMERRSKTESRLAKGMQLNGRESTMPSMSPEKPALCAGCGGKISDRYYLLAVDKQWHLRCLKCCECKLALESELTCFAKDGSIYCKEDYYRRFSVQRCARCHLGISASEMVMRARDSVYHLSCFTCTTCNKTLTTGDHFGMKDNLVYCRLHFETLVQGPDYHPQLNFAELAAKGGGLSLPYFNGTGTAQKGRPRKRKSPAMGIDIPSYNTGCNENDTDHLDRDQQAYPPAQKTKRMRTSFKHHQLRTMKSYFAINHNPDAKDLKQLAQKTGLTKRVLQVWFQNARAKFRRNVLRQENGGVDKADGTSLPPPSSDSGALTPPSSAATLTDLTNPSITVVTSVTSSLDSHDSGSPSQTTLTNLF